A DNA window from Malus domestica chromosome 12, GDT2T_hap1 contains the following coding sequences:
- the LOC103413768 gene encoding pentatricopeptide repeat-containing protein At3g53700, chloroplastic-like, with amino-acid sequence MAFSFSLTCYPWSPTHTIPQTLPPPPSSAQKLFTSLSFPLSHRHDRLLIHSSLSYSTPTSTHHHHHLPPDFTPQQLLDTLRRQNDESSALRLFDWASKQPNFTPDSTVYEEVLRKLGKVGSFESMRSILNEMKHVGCPISSGTFLIFVQSYAAFDLYDEILGVVEMMEGEFGCKPNTHFYNFLLNVVVEGNKLKLVETANSGMLGRGIKPDVSTFNILIKALCRAHQIRPALLLMEEMSNHGLKPDEKTFTTVMQGYIEEGDMKGALRMRDQMVEHGCPCTNVTLNVLVNGFCKEGRVDEAFSFIEKMVDEGFSPDQFTFNTLVKGLCRVGHVTHALEIMDMMLQEGFELDIYTYNSLISGLCKLGEIEEAVELLDQMVSRDCSPNTVTYNTLISTLCKENRVEEATKLARVLTSKGILPDVCTVNSLIQGLCLNSNHKAALELFEEMKASGCQPDGFTYSMLIDSHCSRGRLKEAMSMLKEMELRGCARNVVIYNTLIDGLCKNKRIEDAEEIFDQMELQGISRNSVTYNTLIDGLCQSKRVEEASQLMDQMIMEGLKPDKFTYNSMLTYFCRSGDIKKAADIVQTMSSNGCEPDIVTYGTLIGGLCRAGRVQVASRLLRSLQMKGLIPSPQAYNPVLQSLFKRKRTTEAMRLFREMMEKGDPPDSITYKIVLRGLCNGGGPIGEAVDFAVEMMEKGYLPEFSSFSMLAEGLQALSMEDTLINLVDMVMEKAKLSDSEVSMISGFLKIRKYQDALANLGGILNREKPRKSYWQR; translated from the coding sequence ATGGCGTTCTCCTTCTCTCTCACATGCTATCCATGGTCTCCCACCCACACCATACCCCAAACCCTGCCACCGCCGCCCTCCTCCGCTCAAAAACTCTTCACTTCTCTCTCCTTCCCGCTCTCTCACCGCCACGACCGGCTCCTCATCCATTCTTCCCTCTCCTATTCAACCCCTACCtccacccaccaccaccaccaccttcctCCGGACTTCACTCCGCAGCAGCTCCTCGATACCCTCCGCCGCCAGAACGACGAGTCCTCGGCGCTCCGCCTCTTCGACTGGGCCTCCAAGCAGCCCAATTTCACCCCCGACTCCACTGTGTACGAGGAGGTCCTCCGCAAGCTCGGAAAGGTGGGGTCTTTCGAGTCGATGAGGAGCATCCTTAACGAGATGAAGCACGTCGGCTGCCCTATTAGCTCAGGTACTTTCTTGATTTTTGTTCAGAGCTACGCAGCCTTTGATTTGTATGATGAAATTCTTGGGGTTGTGGAAATGATGGAAGGCGAATTCGGGTGCAAACCCAACACTCATTTCTACAATTTCTTGTTGAATGTTGTTGTTGAGGGGAACAAACTTAAGCTAGTCGAAACTGCGAATTCGGGCATGCTTGGTAGAGGAATTAAGCCGGATGTTTCCACATTTAACATTTTGATAAAGGCATTGTGTAGAGCTCATCAGATTAGGCCTGCCCTTTTGTTGATGGAGGAGATGTCGAACCATGGTTTGAAGCCGGATGAGAAAACGTTCACGACAGTAATGCAGGGGTACATTGAGGAAGGTGACATGAAAGGGGCATTGAGAATGAGGGACCAGATGGTAGAACATGGGTGCCCGTGTACAAATGTGACTCTTAATGTTTTGGTTAATGGGTTTTGCAAAGAGGGTCGTGTCGATGAAGCGTTCAGTTTTATAGAAAAGATGGTGGATGAGGGGTTCTCTCCGGATCAGTTTACGTTTAATACGTTGGTGAAGGGTTTGTGCAGGGTGGGGCATGTTACGCATGCTTTGGAGATCATGGACATGATGCTTCAAGAGGGATTTGAACTGGATATTTACACGTATAACTCCTTGATTTCCGGATTGTGTAAGTTGggtgaaattgaagaggcgGTGGAACTTCTCGATCAAATGGTTTCGAGGGACTGTTCTCCAAATACTGTCACATATAATACTCTGATTAGCACATTGTGTAAGGAGAACCGGGTTGAAGAGGCAACTAAACTTGCTCGTGTTCTTACTAGCAAGGGAATTTTGCCTGATGTTTGTACTGTCAATTCTCTGATTCAAGGTCTCTGCTTGAACAGTAATCATAAAGCTGCTTTGGAACTATTTGAGGAGATGAAGGCATCAGGATGCCAGCCTGATGGGTTTACTTACAGTATGTTGATTGATAGCCACTGTTCGAGAGGGAGGCTAAAGGAGGCAATGAGCATGCTGAAAGAAATGGAGTTGAGAGGCTGTGCACGTAATGTGGTTATATACAATACTCTCATTGATGGGTTgtgcaaaaacaaaagaattgaagaCGCAGAAGAGATTTTTGATCAGATGGAACTGCAAGGGATTTCAAGAAATTCAGTGACCTACAACACCCTTATTGATGGCCTTTGTCAGAGTAAACGGGTGGAGGAAGCTTCCCAGCTTATGGACCAGATGATAATGGAAGGCTTGAAGCCCGACAAGTTCACCTATAATTCCATGCTCACGTATTTCTGTAGATCTGGGGATATAAAGAAGGCAGCAGATATTGTTCAGACAATGAGTTCAAATGGGTGTGAACCAGACATAGTCACATACGGGACACTGATTGGGGGGTTATGTAGGGCAGGTAGGGTTCAGGTTGCAAGCAGACTCCTCAGAAGTCTGCAGATGAAAGGGTTGATCCCATCTCCCCAGGCTTATAACCCTGTACTACAATCTCTATTTAAACGGAAGAGAACAACAGAAGCCATGAGGCTTTTCCGAGAGATGATGGAGAAAGGTGATCCTCCTGATTCTATAACATATAAGATTGTCCTTCGAGGGCTTTGTAATGGTGGAGGACCAATTGGAGAAGCAGTTGACTTTGCGGTTGAGATGATGGAGAAAGGTTATTTGCCAGAATTCTCATCATTTTCTATGCTGGCTGAAGGACTCCAAGCTTTATCCATGGAGGATACCTTAATTAATCTTGTTGATATGGTCATGGAGAAAGCGAAGCTTTCAGACAGTGAAGTTTCCATGATAAGCGGTTTCCTCAAAATCCGCAAATATCAGGATGCATTGGCCAACCTTGGTGGTATCTTGAATAGAGAAAAGCCCAGAAAATCTTATTGGCAAAGATGA
- the LOC103450208 gene encoding actin-depolymerizing factor 2, which translates to MANAASGMAVHDDCKLKFLELKAKRTYRSIVFKIEEKQKQVVVEHVGEPAETYEQFTEKLPADECRYAIFDFDFLTPEGVQKSRIFFIAWSPDTSRVRSKMIYASSKDRFKRELDGIQVELQATDPTEIGLDVIKSRAS; encoded by the exons ATG GCCAACGCAGCATCTGGTATGGCTGTGCACGATGATTGCAAACTGAAGTTTTTGGAGCTTAAGGCAAAGCGGACCTACCGCTCCATAGTTTTCAAGATTGAGGAGAAGCAAAAGCAAGTTGTGGTGGAACATGTTGGTGAACCAGCAGAAACCTATGAGCAGTTCACTGAGAAGCTTCCTGCTGATGAATGCCGTTATGCTATTTTTGATTTTGACTTTCTTACACCTGAAGGTGTCCAGAAAAGCCGGATATTCTTCATTGCCTG GTCTCCTGACACATCAAGGGTGAGAAGCAAGATGATATACGCAAGCTCCAAAGACAGATTCAAGAGAGAGCTCGATGGAATTCAGGTTGAGTTGCAAGCGACTGATCCAACTGAGATTGGTCTCGATGTCATTAAGAGCCGAGCCAGCTAG